The Herpetosiphonaceae bacterium genome contains the following window.
CGAGCGCTCGGATCGGGTGTACTCGCCCGCGCTGTACGCCAGCGCGATCCATGAGTTCATCGAGACGCAGGTGAGCGACAAAGCCGATGTGATCGCGCTCTCGCTAGGAAGCGAGTTCGTGGCGCGGGCGGCCTACGAGCGGCCCGATCTCTTCCACTCGCTGGCGCTGATCTCGCCGTCGGGCCTGAGCGAGCGCAACGCCGAGAACCGGGTACAGAGCGCGGGGCGGCAGGGCAGCGGCGATCGGCTGCTGCGGATCTTCTCGTTTCCGCTGTGGAGCCAGGCATTCTACGATCTGCTGGTTTCGCCGCCGAGCCTCAGGTACTTTCTTAGCCGGAGCTTCGTCGGGCCGGTCGATCAGGGCTTGCTTGAGTACGCCTACCCGACGACCCACCAGCCGGGCGCGCGCTACGCGCCGCTGTACTTTGTGAGCGGCAAGCTGTTCACGCCCGACATCTGGCAGAGCGTGTACCAGCGGCTTGAGCTGCCGGTGCTGGTGATCTACGATCACGATTCCTATGTCAGCTTCGAGCTGC
Protein-coding sequences here:
- a CDS encoding alpha/beta fold hydrolase, encoding MTMIKNKRARRRANPLLSTAKGIGGLLAALATAIGGWIGYSALAINHDMDLAPALDAERQTFESASAGGLSYYADRGGAGRSLVLIHSINAGASAYEMRPIFEHYRGQRPVYALDLPGFGFSERSDRVYSPALYASAIHEFIETQVSDKADVIALSLGSEFVARAAYERPDLFHSLALISPSGLSERNAENRVQSAGRQGSGDRLLRIFSFPLWSQAFYDLLVSPPSLRYFLSRSFVGPVDQGLLEYAYPTTHQPGARYAPLYFVSGKLFTPDIWQSVYQRLELPVLVIYDHDSYVSFELLPRALELPNWHGARITPTLGLPHFEKLPDVAHALDRFWRLWQEPEATTDEAARQVER